One window from the genome of Moraxella nasibovis encodes:
- the lspA gene encoding signal peptidase II has product MPNTTLPNGNKAMGYYLIALVVLIFDQITKVYFNTRFELYETVDVISPVLNWTLAYNRGAAFSFLADQAGWQKWFFVILGLAVAVFIIRYLRQIPKSAKVLSLGLALVLGGAVGNVIDRILYGYVIDFIHVHWYDIWHYPIFNTADIGICVGMALVVYDMLFLEKKREQNH; this is encoded by the coding sequence ATGCCTAATACCACTCTACCCAATGGCAACAAAGCGATGGGCTACTATCTCATCGCTCTTGTCGTACTGATTTTTGACCAGATTACCAAAGTCTATTTTAACACCCGCTTTGAGCTGTATGAGACGGTGGATGTCATCTCGCCTGTACTAAATTGGACTTTGGCATACAATCGTGGGGCAGCCTTTAGTTTTCTTGCCGATCAAGCAGGCTGGCAAAAGTGGTTTTTTGTCATCTTAGGATTGGCAGTAGCGGTGTTTATCATTCGTTATTTGCGCCAGATTCCCAAAAGTGCCAAAGTCTTATCGCTTGGGCTGGCTCTTGTGCTAGGCGGGGCGGTTGGCAATGTCATTGATCGTATTTTGTACGGCTATGTCATTGATTTTATTCATGTTCATTGGTACGACATTTGGCATTATCCCATCTTTAATACCGCTGATATTGGCATTTGTGTTGGTATGGCGTTGGTTGTTTATGATATGTTGTTTTTGGAAAAAAAACGAGAACAAAATCATTAA
- a CDS encoding transferrin-binding protein-like solute binding protein, which yields MNKISVLSLVGLTALSLTACSSGGSSASGTPSAIPNAQPSAPARPTQPARPAQPANSGIQGTKMNIANNKAGASANITNSPSLNQVVVNGQTVDFIPSGFQVGRLNLTANNMARIGGSSNLAYTRYGYVRSNANGESYLFAQGTPTTNMPTTGTATYKGDGVHFANGSNTLVSAEFSVDYGNKQLTGTVGNTALAGTINGSTFSGTKNGISTTGRFYGANAAELGGTYRNADGSVAGAYGAKK from the coding sequence ATGAACAAGATCTCTGTTTTATCTCTGGTAGGATTGACTGCCCTTAGTTTGACTGCTTGCAGTAGTGGTGGTTCGTCAGCATCTGGTACACCAAGCGCCATTCCAAATGCCCAACCTAGCGCACCAGCCAGACCTACACAGCCAGCCAGACCTGCACAGCCAGCCAATTCTGGCATTCAAGGCACAAAAATGAACATCGCCAATAACAAGGCGGGTGCAAGTGCTAACATCACCAATAGCCCAAGCCTAAATCAGGTGGTGGTCAATGGTCAAACGGTTGATTTTATTCCTAGCGGTTTTCAAGTAGGCAGATTAAACCTAACTGCGAACAACATGGCTCGTATTGGTGGTAGCTCAAATCTTGCCTATACTCGCTACGGCTATGTGCGTAGCAATGCCAATGGCGAGAGCTATCTATTTGCACAAGGTACGCCAACCACCAATATGCCAACCACAGGCACTGCCACCTATAAAGGCGATGGCGTTCATTTTGCCAACGGCAGCAACACGCTTGTCAGTGCTGAGTTTAGCGTTGATTATGGCAACAAACAACTAACTGGCACAGTAGGCAATACCGCTTTGGCTGGTACAATTAACGGCTCTACCTTCTCAGGTACAAAAAATGGCATTAGCACCACAGGTCGATTCTATGGAGCGAATGCAGCAGAGCTTGGTGGTACTTATCGCAATGCCGATGGCAGTGTTGCAGGTGCCTATGGTGCTAAAAAATAA